gcaaaaaaaagagtgtgtttgtgtcctgatCAGCATGCGACTTCTAAGTACAATTCACTGTGAACTCACTTTCACACGTACATTAACACGTAACAAAGCTCTGATATAAACTGGAGCAGGACTGAACAGGATAAATCTGTATGAGAACCACTAATAACATTGTTATACTAGTAACAATGTAAAATTACAGTTGTTTTCACTTACTGTTGAAGGAATGATTTTCGTTAACTGGTTTGGACAGAAGTCTCCGCACAGAATGGCGAACCTATACGTAGAAAGAATATAGCCTTGTTTATCTGACATAGGAGAGGCATATTTACCATAGAGCATTTTAAGCCCTATATTTCTACACCATCATCATACCCTTACCCTaacagttttttaaatgtataatgtTATTATAACGTGTAAATGTATAATGGCActgtaatgttaaaaatgtataatgttATTACCGCTGGGTGAGAAGGCTCCACTGTATTAGCATTGTTATTAGCAAACCTAGCAATTTAGCATCACAGTACAAGAGGAAGTCGTAAgaaactcactcactcaccaaATACTGCTTTGAATTCTCCCGGCTTCAAAGCACGCTTTAAATATTTCTCAAATCCTTGAAGAACAATTATACTAAAATCAAAGTTGTGTGTGactaaaaagaaaatagtttaaaaaaaacccaaaacattcaGCAACATGAACGTTTCGTCGCTTAAATTCCTGTCTGCTCTTCTTCGCAGAATCTCTCAGAAAACATCGCGCTACCGCCCTCTAGTGGCGACTGATAGTCATGCTTAACCTTTCTTACATTGGGCTGTAGTAGTAGATCTTAACTAGCAAAATTTACAAATACTCGACGAATGGTAAAAGTACTGAAACCTAAGTATCAAAGGTATTCAGATACCATATATAGCATTACAGTATTAAAGTCGTTCTTGTATTTTAAGAAGCATTTCAATGTTGTTGCTCGTCAATGCGGAGCTTATTCTGAACAACTTCTATGGTGCTGGGCAATGTAGACCACTGACTGGTATTATGATTTCTAAACCCATCATAGGCTGTGTCATTCTTCATCCACGCATGTAGCTGTTTAAAATAAGTGAACTACAATTACAAGTACGTTTATTGCCTTTAAAATGAAGAAGCAGAGATACTTAACAAAATTGACTTTCTGCAGACATGACACACCAACAATACATTGAAGTACACCTTTTGTTTGGAATTATTTACTGCAaatttcctctcttcctttgtGATTATTTGTATCTCAGTACACGGACTAGCACTTAATGTATGGTGGCTATGtataactttattttttgtttgtcatgcTCCATATTGTAGAGGTTCGTAATGAAGATAATACACTATTCTAGTTTTTCATGAATGATGTAGTTATGCATACTTTGCATCTGTTGTCCTCCCTTTTGCAGCTGCAGTTTCTctgttcaaggattcaaggattcaaggagctttattgtcatttcacacatgtagaagCATGtggtggaacgaaattagtttccctggtcccggtataagcccaaaaaACCTACAATACCaatgctataaatatatatatgtatataaaaataataacgaGCTTAATTCTATTTCTTTTAAGAAAATGGAAATCTATAGGCAAAGTAGGCACTAATTACTACCTCAAAATCGTAATCATAGTACTTGTGTAAAATGGAGGTCTTCAAGTattcaaacaaaccaaaaaacaccacaaatcTCCATAAATTTCTATTAATAGTAATTTGTGAAGAACACTTACTACAGTGCAGATTTACAAACATCATCTATGCACATTTTACTTCCCCAATCCTCATTCAAAACGTGTCTACCCGCGTTATCGCGCTGCAAAATGCTCAAGGCGCTTTTCATCAACGTTGAGTCACACTTTGTTGTCGCTGTTGTCACTACGTTAAACGTGATTGGGTGAATCGGTGTCACGTGACCCTCCTTCGGCAGGAGTTTCCCCgacagctgagcagcagctaaATGCTTCTTTTCACCTGTAACATTGACCCTTTTCGGCTCCAGCGACTCGAAGTTTCATAAAATGGGTGACAAGAAGAGCCCCACGAGGTAAAAACTAGTCGCTAGTATCTTTGAAAGCAGATAAGTGGAGCCATTAGATAACAGGCAGCTCAGTCAATGGATGGAGCTGTTTTAACTGAAGTGTTCATGGCGGCTGGCTGCTGCCTGAGAACGGGGCAACTGCCTGCGTGAAGTGAAAGCTCACTGTTCCTGAATGACTTGAGTTCAGCGCAGAAGAGACCCTCTTAGACTCGTGTCGTTCCTGTTCTGGTGCCTTTTATGTCACAGGGTTTCTGTGAAATCATTGAAAGTATGCCATTATcacactgtttttgtgttgtctgAAGGCCAAAGCGGCAATGCAAGCCCTCCTCCGACGATGGGTACTGGGACTGTAGTGTCTGCACGTTCAGAAACAGCGCTGAGGCGTTCAAGTGCTTGATGTGTGATGTCAGGAAGGGGACGTCAACTCGGTAAGAATTGCCGTGGCTTTTTAACGatcagagtattttttttttattgggatgtgatttaataaaaaaaagcaccGTCAGGTTCAGTTTTGGTTGTTGATTCTGCTTTGTgcacattttacagtttgtgttcAGGGCCAAATCTATCACAGAAGACATGTCAAGTGCTCATTGTTGTTTATATTATTACTTTGGTACTTAAAGGACCGATTCTGTAAGAGAAAATCAAGATGCTATCTTCTCAAGGTTTTTACAGTGTGACATTCTGTCTTTATTGTACTATACCTTCACTGCAATAACCAAAGGCtgttcagagaaacagaaagaaggcAGTTTATACTTAAAAATTGGTACTTTGGAAATACCTGTTTCAGTGTACATATAGACACCCAAccactgtttttaaaatggtCTTGGAAAATTTATCAAATTTGGAAGTTCTCAAACTATTGTTGGAAGCTCCTGGTCAGAGCAAGTAGTTACAAGGTGTGGCAGACATAAATGTAACTATAAGGtcttttaaggtttttttttgttgttgttgttgtctctttCAGAAAACCACGACCTGTTTCTCAGCTGGTTGCACAGCAAGTAAATCAGCAGTTTGCACCACCCACACACCctaaaaaggagaagaaagaaaaatcagagaaagacaagagtgACAAAGAACCGAcgctgaaaaagaaaagccatAAAAGGTTGAGGTAATGAATTCATGTTATTGACTGGTCTTTGAGGCTTTGGGATTTGTCACCAGTGAAATATTAAGTAAGCCCCAAGCAGTTGCCAAAGCtggtttctctttgtttgtctcttcacCAGGCCCAGGTTAAAAAACATAGACAGAAGCAGTGCCCAGCATCTAGAGGTCACAGTTGGAGACTTGACTGTAATAATCACAGACTTTAAGGAGAAAGCCAAACCTGTGTCCACTTCTACAAGTGCTGCCTCAGCAGACCAGCACAGTCAAAGTGGCTCAAGCTCAGATAACACTGAATGAGGGGTCTCCAGAAGTTCTTCGCCCAACGGGGAAGGCTTGTCGGCTAATGCACAACCCGTTCTTCTGCACTCTGAACAACCTCAACCAGAGATTAAACTCCCAACAtgcacgttttttttttttgtttgtttgtttgttgttgttttttttattaatactACATGATAGGATTCTCCTCTTTCTGGgctgtatttttctcttccttttcaaGATGGTAAAGAAGCCAGGAGTCAGGCTGTATGCTGTGTGCTCAATTCAAAGAAGTGTTGCAGCAGGATCTATCTTGATGAACTGAAAAGAGGAACTGTAGCATTAAATCCCGGATGTCAGTGGAACTGTGCCCTTTATTGTGGCACCTTGTTTAACACCTCAGTGTTACATCAACatcacactgctgcacagaaTAAACGATGCATTACAAAAGACAATATGAAGAAGTCATCTCACAGttgtagctttttttttgttatcattatttGCACTTAATGGCATCTTATTTTCATGGTAACATTTTTTTAGCATTATTTCCACACCATTATCAATAAATCATAACACTGTTGGTTACTGGCCTTATCCAGCTCTCATTTGATGACATTCATTGTTTTACTGTCTAACATTtgagtaaaaataatgaataattattttaactATGCTTCTATGCTTCTCCTTCACTCGCTAGAGTTAAGCATGATTTAATCTATAGAATGGTTTATAttgtaaaataatgttaaataaaataagttgtAAGTACttggatgtgtttttatttatttctttaaattataCACTGGAACAATTTGGAAAAGACTTCCTAATAGAAAGCaacattttccatccatccattttctataccgcttatccgtcagggtcgcaggggagctggagcctatcccagctgactacaggcgagaggcggggttcaccctggactggtcgccagtcaattgcagggccaacacacaaagacagacaaccacacactctcacactcacacttaggggcaatgtagagtagccaattaacctaatgtgcatgtttttggtattgtgggaggaagccagagtacctggagaaaacccacgcaggcacagggagaacatgcaaactccacatagaagggcccagaccgggattcgaacctggaaccctcttgctgtgaggcgacagtgccaaccactgcaccaccgtgccgcccgaaagcaacattttgttcaacaaaatgttttgttgctttaGTATTTCCATAGCTAACggattgttttctgttgtagTCAGTTTGTTaatatccttttttttccccacatcaTAACCGATATGTTCCATTAAGGCAAGACATTTAAAGGCAGTAGACTTGGTGGTGGGAAGTAAGTAATTACAGTCACTCACGTACTGTACGTAAGTACAACTTTGAGGTGCTTGAGTATTTGCATGTATTACTTTATACTAAAGATCAACCAGTGTGGTTTCTTTCAGGATCAATACCAATTGTTAACAATCAAGGAGACTTATCACTGATATTTGGAACCAGTATATATTtgtagtaaaaacaaaagtcttgAGTGTTAAAGTTTAGAGTAACCAGTGGTAGAATGTACAGTAACAGTAAGTACAATTTACTCAAGTAATATACTTCAGTACAGTTTCTTATatacttgaatatttccattttttgctaCTTTATACCTCCACTAATTACAGTGTGGAGGcacatattgtattttttactccaataaatttattttactgctgaCACTTTACATATCaagattttacaaacaaagcTTGTAATCACGTTTATAATAATACATTTCCACCAAAGCAACACGTCATTAGAACACTACATCAGAAATTATAATTTGATGATACTTTAACTTGTGGTAGCTGCATTAAGTGCGTTTTGCTGATACTAATTCTGTGCTTACTCAATTTGAGTAAAGGTTAAGAGAGGACATTTGAACTACCACCTCCCAAGAAGCTGGGATTTGGGTTAATACTGTTAAATCACGTGTTTAACTGTCTGCCAGCATGTTTGACCTGTGTGTTCCCTTGTGATACAATTCAAATCCTGTTTGATTTATCATGAATGATACAGAGTATGCATGCACCTAGCTGTAGCATGCAAAGTTAATTTACAAATCTGAAAACCTGTCATGTgaactctacacacacacacgcacacacactgctgacaaatGGTAGGTCAAGCTAAACATGCGTGCAGTCGAAGTGGGTGGAGCGGAAAAACTGTAAACACCAACTGTGCTCTTCGGCTTGGCTTCTGACTTGACTCATGAGATGTTAGATTAGGTAGGAGGTGTCACGTCAGGTGGTAGCTAAGATCAACAAAAATGTTCCGTTAGTGCATAAAACTTGAAACGCAAGATGCGATGCTATCTTCACGCATTCCTCCTGTGCATTGTTTTCACCTTCCTTTCACTGTTATATGTGTTCAATCAACTAGCCTCCACACTGGAGGGCAGAGACGACTGGAACCTGAAAGATCAGGGGATACGCGACAGAAGCAGCCATGACACCGGGCATCTTCCCAGGAAAAGGCCGGGATTGGCAGGCCTTCGAGACCTCGAAGGATCTAACAGGTAGCTCAGTTAGCTAGCcgatttgttaatttttttcgCATTTGAACACCTTAACAATTTAACCTGGTAGTTAGATGTGGCTACATTTCAAGTTCTTGTAAAGTTAGCGTAATTATGTGGTCGTAACAAAATAATGTTTCCGTTTAAACGTTGGTTGACTTGTTAGAGCTAACGTTACCAGGCTAATGCTAAAGGAACAAGTCTTACAACGCTAGTTTACTTTAGCGACTAGGCACAGAAATTTAATAATAGCTGGACACATTTAATACATTATACTTATGTATTGTATTAATATGTATAATGTATTTATCGATGTAATTATGCATTACTCTCACCATTTGCAGTGTTATGTGTTTAAAATTGCTAATGCTATCTTGTATAACCACCTGTTAATAAGCTAGATAACTGATTAACCGTTACCGTTACTGCCAAGTCATTCTGTGCCTTATGAGCTTTTAGGCGGATTTAAAGCCACCGCCACCTGTCAAACAACTAACTTTAGCAGGCAGTTCAGGACAGATGTAACTGGAATAATCACAAAACATATAGCTCTGTTGTCCAAGACACTAATTTAACGTTGAGGATCCAAAAgatcatgtttttattctatCAGGTCTAAATCAGTGTCAGTTTCTTACTGGAATCCGTATTGGAGACTGCCTGCTGATGTTTGTGGAGTGAACTGCTTATTGGAATCATCTTTTAGGTATGACTGATTTTGTGCATCTCTATTAAAAGATAACAGTGTTCTTTAATTATCTATAGACTTCGACTTAAAACTTTCACCTACTTCGTAGGTCCACAGTTCAGAGTAACTGATGGGCCTATTGCTGAATTCACAGTGAACTTTGTGACTATTCTTGGGCTTTATGATTACAAGCAGTTCTTAATTTAGGGAAAAcatacttttttctttcttttacgTACAGATGACAATTTTCACATAAACACCATTAAACATACAAGTATCTTGTAACATATACAGATGATAAATATATCTTATCCTACAGTAATGGAGTCAAAGGCAGAGAATGATAATAGAGGTCTTGGGGCTTTCTTAAGTCTGTCTTGCTACACTTAAAGTACAATGACCCTatcagatgaaacaaaatgaaaagattttattCAGTTATAGGCTaattgtgtatttgtgcttgcAATACTATTACATGTTTACAGCGGTATCAATGGAAATTGGCAAAAGTTGTTGAATTCATGTTTTCCAAACTTGAGAGTACCAGTTTACAAGGAGCACCTGGGGGCAGCACAAAGCACAAATGACTGTCTTGTTccatatattttcattaaatccAATGACAGTTCCAAACCTACAGGGCTGAGTACCAGGCAGCTGAGCCTTCTGAGATCTTCATTACTTTGTTCTCTCTTGCACTTGTCAGTGTATCCATGCTGTTGTAAGACTAAAAGCCAGGGTTGATCACAgattcatttttgcattttttgtctTGGCTCTTAGAGAGAGGCCAGGCTCTGCAGTCAAGGAAGATAGCGATGAGAGAAGTCACCTGGCTGTGGTGGCCTGTGGGCCCCGGCTAGAGGAGACACTCACCATGTTAAAGTCTGCTGTTCTCTTCAGCAAAAAGCCTCTGCACTTTTACATCTTTGCGGAGGATGACCTGCATGACAGCTTCAGACGTGCCGTGAGTATCTTACCCTGTAACACCAGAACTCCATGTACTTCTTCTgtattgtgtgagtgtgcacagtTTTATAAAACAGTGGTTTGAGAAGTTTTGCGTCTACATCCTGCatgtataaatgtttttaagCAAAGTCTTCTTTTCATACAGCATATGGCTCAAAGACTGGGGTGTCAAGATTTGcatcatttttgaaaaaacagCTTAAAAACGTGTATCAGTATTGTTGAAgtgcagtttttctttgcttatCTTTTCTTAAAGCTGTTCTCCTGGCCCAGGATAATTCAGACCAAGTTTAACTTCACCATCTATCCCATCAGTTTTCCCAAGGAGAATGCTGATGAGTGGAAGAAGCTCTTCAAACCTTGTGCCTCTCAGAGGCTCTTTCTGCCAGTATGTCTACAGTCATCTTTCATTTATGTTATTTGGAACAATtccacatttgaaaaatgtgctCCTAAATTTTTTGTGGCCTGTTTTCTAGCTGATCCTGAAGGATGTGGATTCTTTACTCTATGTGGACACAGATATCCTTTTTCTGCAGCCGGTAGAGGACATCTGGGACCTTCTTTCTCATTTCAGTTCGAGCCAATTAGCTGGTATGGCACCCGAGCATGAGGAGCCACGCATCGGCTGGTACAACCGTTTTGCCCGCCACCCTTATTATGGAAAAACGGGTATTAACTCAGGGGTCATGCTCATGAACATGACACGCCTCAGGAAGAAAGTTTTTAAGGTATGTTAATCATTGTCAGCTGTTGCTGTGTGCTTTGCACTTCATCTTTTCAGTTTAACATACTGgtatgttatttttacattaaaatacagaatatgGATAAGTGCTTACCTCTGAAGGCAAGGAGTACTAAGCAGTTGTGAAACatccaaaatttaaaatgtaacttgaGTATGTCCATGTCTGAATTTTTTCACAattcacagaaatgtttatgAACAAAGCATGGCTCAGTGACAATCATAACTGTATGTAATCATAACTAAGTCAATGTCAGTAGGTCCAGTCAATTAgcaaattttaatatttgttctAAAGCATAATCCTCATCTGTGGGGTAATATGATACATTAACCATTCACATTAAACATCAATATCTTTACATTCACctaatgatgaaaacatgtagaaaaatgtgaaatttagacaaattaaaatagattagaACGCTAAATGAGCCTTCCGTGGTAGCTGTACCACCAAAATTAACCAGCTGAGGTCACCCTTGTAATTCTTTCTAAACCACCACAATGAGCATGCTCAGAGACAGAACAGTTTCTTTGAGTTGATGTGAAGTGTTAACAAAGGGATTCATTTTCCAGAACCAGAGATTTTTGGATTCCTGATTCAAAATGGAATGGATGGTCTCTTGAAtgctgtgtattttttatttttttttattaactagAATGACATGACAACAGTTGCACTGCGGTGGGAGGAAATTCTGATGCCTCTTCTCCAGAAGTACAAACTCAATATCACCTGGGGTGACCAGGACCTTCTTAATATCATATTTCACCATAACCCAGGTTTGAGCAACCACATTATTTTATCCGCAAATGTTATGTGGGACATGAAAAAAGGCTTTTCTAAAGACATTTGTTGTTTCGGGCAGTCTccatcaaataaacaaatacttgAGGGTTTGTACCAGGTGACTATTGAATGAAGTTATTTATCATCCGTATCATCCCGGTCTTGTCTCTTGCTGTGTTACAGAAAGCCTTTATGTGTTCCCCTGCCAGTGGAACTACCGTCCAGATCACTGTATCTATGGCAGCAACTGTCAAGAGGCTGAACATGAAGGTGTCTTCATTCTCCATGGAAACAGGGGAGTTTACCACGATGACAAGCAGCCAGCTTTTCGAGCCGTCTACGAGGCAATCCAAAAGGTAGTGACAGCATCTTTAACCATAAATCTGTAATTTCTCTGAGCCcttacagtaaaataaaaatgcttgtCTTTACTGAAGGGTTCTTAGTTGTTAACAGTTGCTATATATTTATTCTTCCAAAAGCTTTTGTGAAGAGTATTCAAGACATAGCCAAGTGGAGGCTGAAGTAAAGTTTGAATGgcttttatgtattttagtGAGGTCTAATCATTTCTCTAGCCTTTGTTTCTGGTGCCACAGTTTCTTCAGAGGGCCATTGTGTCAGTCTACCAGACTATTTGGAGAAACATTTACTAGTCATTACGTTATCAATAGGCACTCCAGGCCATTGCTTCTCTCTTACGGATGTCTCCCTTCACCAGTGTTTAATCAATAGTTTGTTAAACATTTCCGTCATCCTGTCTCAGCTGTCCCAAAGCAGACAAATCAGCCTCTCTCGGCTTCGACTGCTGTAAGGGCTGTTTGAGATGTTGTCAGACAAAAAGCTAAATGATGTGCGTTGGAAAGTTGCTGGATCTTTTAGAATTTAAGGCATTCATTCTACAGCCCCAGTTCCAAAAAAGTATGGgcgctgtgtaaaacataaaaaaaacagaatgtgatactTTGCTAGTCcttttgtgcaaaaacagtatatttgatgttttaacTCATCAAATTCATTGATTCTTGAAAATATGCACTTGTTCTGCATTTGATGCCGGCAACGGGTATAAATCAAGTGGAGTTAGGGACAACAAAAGACTGCAGAAGGTTGTGGAAtgctcaggaaaaaaaaacaaaaattattttaaagattttcctctattttttcttattgtctaAAACCAACGTGTTCTTCCGTCTCACAATACTTTCTAGCTTCCATTGCCAGTCTGTGGCATCCAGCCAGGAGTCCATTCCTTCCTACCTACTACAGTGCCTGTAATCAGCATAATGGAGATGTGCAACCTGTGCAACGATGTTGCTTACTGATGTTTTAATAGTTTATGGATGACAGTGGACAATAACAGAGGAATTAGATCTATcgcaacagacaaacaaaaattacTTTTTGGAAGGAGCAATTCCTCGTTGGCTTTGGTTCTTTCAAAGGATTAGTTGAtcataagaaaatataaatactacCCTCATCCTTCAATATCCTCCTCTTGGGTTTGTGCGACGGCCTGTTCTCACTTTGTTGGAACAGCTGGTGTGGTCTGGCTGTCTGTTTACGCCTTCTGTACAATCTAAACATTATCAAAACAGTAGACTCTTTAAGTTGGTATGACACCCTACGGAGCACAGTGCATAGCTGGCACTCGAAAATTTAGACAGAagttggattaaaaaaaagtatgacatctgtcacattttactCTAAATACGTTTCAATATGCATTTGTCATAAGTGAGCAAGCAAATCAGCCGGAGAGCTCTAACACTGCTGCGCTGGCGGCTTGCCTTCGATCTGCTCCTGTTGAGT
This is a stretch of genomic DNA from Scatophagus argus isolate fScaArg1 chromosome 7, fScaArg1.pri, whole genome shotgun sequence. It encodes these proteins:
- the LOC124061560 gene encoding YY1-associated factor 2-like, with the translated sequence MGDKKSPTRPKRQCKPSSDDGYWDCSVCTFRNSAEAFKCLMCDVRKGTSTRKPRPVSQLVAQQVNQQFAPPTHPKKEKKEKSEKDKSDKEPTLKKKSHKRLRPRLKNIDRSSAQHLEVTVGDLTVIITDFKEKAKPVSTSTSAASADQHSQSGSSSDNTE
- the LOC124062200 gene encoding glucoside xylosyltransferase 1-like isoform X2, with amino-acid sequence MFPSTLEGRDDWNLKDQGIRDRSSHDTGHLPRKRPGLAGLRDLEGSNRSKSVSVSYWNPYWRLPADVCGVNCLLESSFRERPGSAVKEDSDERSHLAVVACGPRLEETLTMLKSAVLFSKKPLHFYIFAEDDLHDSFRRALFSWPRIIQTKFNFTIYPISFPKENADEWKKLFKPCASQRLFLPLILKDVDSLLYVDTDILFLQPVEDIWDLLSHFSSSQLAGMAPEHEEPRIGWYNRFARHPYYGKTGINSGVMLMNMTRLRKKVFKNDMTTVALRWEEILMPLLQKYKLNITWGDQDLLNIIFHHNPESLYVFPCQWNYRPDHCIYGSNCQEAEHEGVFILHGNRGVYHDDKQPAFRAVYEAIQKYSFGENMETSLLQPLEASLQTTTNMYCGRASHLFTKKLKQSIMSVQQDASQRR
- the LOC124062200 gene encoding glucoside xylosyltransferase 1-like isoform X1, with the protein product MRCYLHAFLLCIVFTFLSLLYVFNQLASTLEGRDDWNLKDQGIRDRSSHDTGHLPRKRPGLAGLRDLEGSNRSKSVSVSYWNPYWRLPADVCGVNCLLESSFRERPGSAVKEDSDERSHLAVVACGPRLEETLTMLKSAVLFSKKPLHFYIFAEDDLHDSFRRALFSWPRIIQTKFNFTIYPISFPKENADEWKKLFKPCASQRLFLPLILKDVDSLLYVDTDILFLQPVEDIWDLLSHFSSSQLAGMAPEHEEPRIGWYNRFARHPYYGKTGINSGVMLMNMTRLRKKVFKNDMTTVALRWEEILMPLLQKYKLNITWGDQDLLNIIFHHNPESLYVFPCQWNYRPDHCIYGSNCQEAEHEGVFILHGNRGVYHDDKQPAFRAVYEAIQKYSFGENMETSLLQPLEASLQTTTNMYCGRASHLFTKKLKQSIMSVQQDASQRR
- the LOC124062200 gene encoding glucoside xylosyltransferase 1-like isoform X3 is translated as MRCYLHAFLLCIVFTFLSLLYVFNQLASTLEGRDDWNLKDQGIRDRSSHDTGHLPRKRPGLAGLRDLEGSNRERPGSAVKEDSDERSHLAVVACGPRLEETLTMLKSAVLFSKKPLHFYIFAEDDLHDSFRRALFSWPRIIQTKFNFTIYPISFPKENADEWKKLFKPCASQRLFLPLILKDVDSLLYVDTDILFLQPVEDIWDLLSHFSSSQLAGMAPEHEEPRIGWYNRFARHPYYGKTGINSGVMLMNMTRLRKKVFKNDMTTVALRWEEILMPLLQKYKLNITWGDQDLLNIIFHHNPESLYVFPCQWNYRPDHCIYGSNCQEAEHEGVFILHGNRGVYHDDKQPAFRAVYEAIQKYSFGENMETSLLQPLEASLQTTTNMYCGRASHLFTKKLKQSIMSVQQDASQRR